From the Amycolatopsis thermoflava N1165 genome, one window contains:
- a CDS encoding MCE family protein codes for MLVRKTKIQLLAFLVISVVAVVYALVRFAGLGQVFGQTGYTVKLELTQSGGIFTGAEVTYRGYNIGKVGQLRLTADGLEADLEIAPDTPQVPANLQAVIANRSAVGEQFVDLRPVADGGPYLAGGSVIPAAKAQVPIGTDQIITDLDSLASSVPKDALRTVVDESYDAFNGTGPGLQQLLDTARDFTATAQQYLPQTVQLLDSGERVLQTQNQQAGNLKEFSANLNELSATLKGSDADIRRLIEVAPGAAQTVNQFVTDLGPGLGELTANLLTTSNLLLTRQDGIQQVLVSYPVLAVGARSVAPGDGTAHLGLALNLFDPPVCTKGYMSPQEYRTGAETTPRDPNLNSYCAEPAGSPIGVRGAQNAPYNGVPVAPTPQEVEQNSTRDEEQLAYMRGTPGVVGSPGVSITSLTALLGLPG; via the coding sequence ATGCTGGTCCGCAAGACCAAGATCCAACTGCTCGCGTTCCTGGTCATCTCCGTGGTGGCCGTGGTGTACGCGCTGGTCCGGTTCGCCGGGCTCGGGCAGGTGTTCGGCCAGACCGGGTACACGGTCAAGCTCGAGCTGACCCAGTCCGGCGGCATCTTCACCGGCGCCGAGGTCACCTACCGCGGCTACAACATCGGCAAGGTCGGCCAGCTGCGGCTCACCGCCGACGGGCTGGAGGCCGACCTGGAAATCGCGCCGGACACCCCGCAGGTGCCGGCGAACCTGCAGGCCGTCATCGCGAACCGGTCGGCCGTCGGCGAGCAGTTCGTCGACCTGCGGCCGGTCGCCGACGGCGGTCCGTACCTCGCGGGCGGCTCGGTGATCCCGGCCGCGAAGGCCCAGGTGCCGATCGGAACCGACCAGATCATCACCGACCTGGACAGCCTGGCGTCCTCGGTGCCCAAGGACGCGCTGCGGACCGTCGTCGACGAGTCCTACGACGCGTTCAACGGCACCGGGCCGGGCCTGCAGCAGCTGCTGGACACCGCGCGCGACTTCACCGCCACGGCGCAGCAGTACCTGCCGCAGACCGTGCAGCTGCTCGACTCCGGTGAGCGGGTGCTGCAGACGCAGAACCAGCAGGCAGGCAACCTGAAGGAGTTCAGCGCCAACCTCAACGAGCTGTCCGCGACGCTGAAGGGCTCCGACGCCGACATCCGGCGGCTGATCGAGGTCGCCCCCGGCGCCGCGCAGACGGTCAACCAGTTCGTCACCGACCTCGGGCCCGGCCTCGGCGAGCTGACCGCGAACCTGCTGACCACGTCGAACCTGCTGCTGACCCGGCAGGACGGCATCCAGCAGGTGCTGGTCAGCTATCCGGTGCTGGCGGTAGGCGCCCGCAGCGTGGCGCCCGGCGACGGCACCGCGCACCTCGGGCTCGCGCTCAACCTGTTCGACCCGCCGGTGTGCACCAAGGGCTACATGAGCCCGCAGGAGTACCGCACGGGCGCGGAGACGACCCCGCGCGACCCGAACCTGAACTCGTACTGCGCGGAGCCCGCAGGCAGCCCGATCGGCGTGCGCGGCGCCCAGAACGCGCCGTACAACGGTGTGCCGGTCGCGCCGACGCCGCAGGAAGTGGAGCAGAACTCGACCCGCGACGAGGAGCAGCTGGCGTACATGCGGGGCACCCCCGGCGTCGTCGGCTCGCCCGGCGTCTCGATCACCAGCCTGACCGCGCTGCTGGGGCTGCCCGGCTGA